The Acidobacteriota bacterium genome has a window encoding:
- a CDS encoding sigma-54 dependent transcriptional regulator, which translates to MSLILVVDDEAGIREVLRAALRSDGHRVLCASSAEKALEVFETEDIDLVITDLSMPGMDGLALLRRIREARPETPSMVITAYGSKETAIEAMRHGAVNYLEKPFNVEEMQLHVRRALGHARLSAENRRLRSRLQLEGRLIGSCGRTQELRDVVGRIAATESTVLITGESGSGKEVVARAIHQASPRREHPFIGINCGAIPASLLESELFGHVKGAFTGADRARRGLVEAAEGGTLFLDEIGDMPAQMQVKLLRVLQDRRIRRVGGSEEIPIDVRILAATHRDLDTLVREGRFREDLYYRINVIRVEVPPLRERAEDIPELVAAFLLRQGERLGRRDLAVEPAVIAAFSRYSWPGNVRELENVLERMVALSSGGELREDLLPVEIRGGSGLPVAGAGTMPEDFDLESYLDEQRRVFMQQALEQAGGVQTKAARRLGMTFRSFRYFAKKFGLTARPAGSSTREEAGLVGAGPAGKK; encoded by the coding sequence ATGTCGCTGATTCTGGTCGTCGATGACGAGGCAGGAATCCGTGAGGTGCTGCGCGCCGCCCTGCGCTCCGACGGGCACAGGGTGCTTTGCGCTTCCTCCGCCGAGAAGGCCCTGGAGGTCTTCGAGACCGAAGATATCGACCTGGTCATCACCGACCTTTCCATGCCGGGTATGGATGGCCTGGCGCTGCTGAGGCGGATTCGCGAGGCCCGGCCCGAGACGCCTTCGATGGTGATCACGGCCTATGGCTCGAAGGAGACGGCGATCGAGGCGATGCGGCACGGGGCTGTGAACTACCTCGAAAAGCCCTTCAACGTGGAGGAGATGCAACTCCACGTGCGGCGGGCCCTGGGGCATGCCCGACTGAGCGCGGAAAACCGTCGCCTGCGCAGCCGGCTGCAACTCGAGGGGCGCCTGATCGGGAGTTGCGGACGGACCCAGGAACTGCGGGATGTGGTGGGCCGGATCGCCGCGACCGAGAGTACGGTTCTGATCACCGGTGAGTCCGGAAGCGGCAAGGAGGTCGTCGCCCGGGCGATCCATCAGGCCTCGCCCCGCCGGGAGCATCCCTTCATCGGCATCAATTGCGGGGCGATTCCCGCGAGCCTGCTGGAGTCCGAACTCTTCGGGCACGTCAAGGGGGCGTTTACGGGGGCGGACCGGGCTCGGCGCGGCCTGGTGGAGGCCGCCGAGGGCGGGACTCTCTTCCTCGACGAGATCGGCGACATGCCGGCCCAGATGCAGGTCAAGCTGCTGCGCGTGCTGCAAGATCGCCGGATCCGGCGGGTCGGCGGCTCCGAGGAGATTCCCATCGACGTCCGTATCCTGGCTGCGACTCACCGGGATCTCGACACACTGGTCCGGGAGGGGCGCTTCCGGGAGGACCTCTACTACAGGATCAACGTGATTCGGGTCGAGGTCCCGCCGTTGCGGGAGCGGGCGGAAGACATCCCCGAGCTGGTCGCCGCCTTCCTGCTGCGGCAGGGCGAGCGGCTGGGGCGAAGAGACCTGGCCGTCGAACCGGCGGTGATCGCGGCTTTCTCCCGCTACTCGTGGCCGGGCAATGTTCGGGAACTCGAGAATGTTCTCGAGCGCATGGTCGCCCTGTCGAGTGGGGGTGAACTGCGCGAGGATCTGCTTCCCGTGGAAATCAGGGGCGGTTCGGGACTGCCGGTGGCCGGAGCGGGAACGATGCCCGAAGACTTCGACCTCGAAAGCTATCTCGACGAGCAGCGCAGGGTTTTCATGCAGCAGGCTCTCGAACAGGCCGGTGGCGTCCAGACGAAGGCGGCCCGGCGGCTGGGCATGACGTTTCGCTCGTTCCGCTACTTCGCGAAGAAGTTCGGCCTGACGGCGCGTCCGGCGGGCTCATCCACCCGCGAAGAGGCCGGCCTGGTGGGAGCGGGCCCGGCGGGGAAGAAATGA
- a CDS encoding type IV pilus twitching motility protein PilT: MAVSLQQLLKTMVEQGGTDLHITTNSPPQIRIHGLLVPLQMPALNAAETKALVYSVMTDQQKHRFEDNLELDFSFGMKGLARFRANVFLQRGAVAAAFRTIPWEIKSFQELGLPEVIATLADRPRGLVLVTGPTGSGKSTTLAAMIDKINRERQAHIVTIEDPVEYLHSHKRCLVNQRELGADTKSFPNALRSVLRQDPDVVLIGEMRDLETIECALRIAETGHLTFATLHTNSASQTINRIIDVFPANQQPQVRSQLSLVLEGILCQSLLPHVNGRARVLAMEILVPNSAIRNLIREDKVHQIYSMMQTGQAQHGMQTFNQSLATLYFRRQISMQVALDVSHNPEELQEMINRGVGALGGGAPVRGRR, translated from the coding sequence GTGGCTGTATCGCTGCAGCAGTTGCTCAAGACGATGGTCGAACAGGGGGGTACCGATCTCCACATCACGACCAATTCGCCGCCCCAGATCCGGATTCACGGCCTGCTCGTACCCTTGCAGATGCCGGCCCTCAATGCCGCCGAGACCAAGGCCCTCGTCTACTCGGTGATGACCGACCAGCAGAAGCACCGTTTCGAGGACAACCTGGAACTGGACTTTTCCTTCGGGATGAAAGGCCTGGCTCGTTTCCGGGCCAATGTCTTCCTCCAGCGAGGCGCCGTGGCGGCGGCCTTCCGCACGATCCCCTGGGAGATCAAGTCCTTCCAGGAACTCGGCCTGCCGGAGGTCATCGCGACCCTTGCCGACCGGCCCCGCGGGCTGGTGCTCGTCACCGGACCCACCGGATCGGGTAAGAGTACGACCCTGGCGGCGATGATCGACAAGATCAACCGGGAGCGCCAGGCCCATATCGTCACCATCGAGGATCCTGTCGAGTACCTGCACTCCCACAAGCGCTGCCTGGTCAACCAGCGCGAACTGGGAGCGGATACCAAGTCCTTTCCCAACGCGTTGCGGTCCGTGCTGCGGCAAGATCCGGACGTGGTTCTGATCGGTGAGATGCGTGACCTGGAGACGATCGAGTGCGCGCTGCGCATCGCCGAGACGGGACACCTGACCTTCGCGACCCTGCACACCAATTCGGCTTCGCAGACGATCAATCGCATTATCGACGTCTTTCCCGCCAATCAGCAGCCGCAGGTTCGGTCCCAGCTTTCCCTCGTGCTCGAAGGCATCCTCTGTCAGTCGCTGCTGCCGCACGTCAACGGACGCGCACGGGTGCTGGCGATGGAGATCCTCGTGCCGAATTCCGCGATCAGGAACTTGATCCGGGAAGACAAGGTCCACCAGATCTACTCCATGATGCAGACCGGGCAGGCCCAGCACGGCATGCAAACCTTCAACCAATCTCTCGCCACGCTCTATTTCCGTCGCCAGATCTCGATGCAGGTCGCCCTCGATGTTTCGCACAACCCGGAGGAACTGCAGGAAATGATCAACCGCGGCGTTGGAGCACTCGGCGGCGGAGCCCCCGTACGGGGCCGGAGATAG
- the pilB gene encoding type IV-A pilus assembly ATPase PilB, with the protein MSDRIGDLLLSEGLLTREALAEALERQKAEGGKLGYHLVQTGAVSEEDLVHLLSEQYGIPAIDLRSLFPHVDRDLLDLIPEDIAGRYLVFPVHKTGNILTLAMADPTNVVALDDIRFRTGCEVEPVLASEFALREAIEHSYEEKRLDLFETNEADEEFELTGPDEEDVELMADEDEIDASSLENLSADAPVVKIVNRILVDAIHKGVSDIHVESYEKDFRVRFRIDGVLHEYMHPPAKLKDAIISRIKIMSKLDIAERRLPQDGRIKIKMKLDDRTREMDYRVSCVPTLFGEKVVLRLLDKENLCLDLTKLGFEDESFEAFERAILKPWGMVLVTGPTGSGKTNTLYSSISRINKPETNIMTAEDPVEFNLHGINQVQTKEQIGLTFAEALRSFLRQDPDIILIGEIRDFETAEIAVKAALTGHLVLSTLHTNDAPSTINRLMNMGIEPFLVATSVNLICAQRLVRRVCKDCRQEQQIPPQALIDIGFTPEEAETCTPLKGRGCPTCNNTGYKGRVGLFEVLEVSEEIREMILTGCSALELKRQAVEEGMITLRRSGLRKIAAGMTTIDEVVRETVF; encoded by the coding sequence ATGTCGGATCGCATCGGAGATCTGCTGCTCAGCGAAGGGCTGTTAACCCGGGAGGCCCTGGCTGAAGCCCTTGAACGCCAGAAGGCCGAGGGGGGTAAGCTGGGTTACCACCTGGTTCAGACCGGCGCGGTGAGCGAGGAAGATCTCGTCCACCTCCTCTCTGAGCAGTACGGCATCCCGGCCATCGACCTGCGGAGCCTCTTTCCCCACGTCGACCGTGACCTGCTCGACCTGATCCCGGAAGACATCGCCGGGCGCTACCTGGTCTTCCCGGTACACAAGACGGGCAACATCCTGACCCTCGCCATGGCGGATCCGACCAACGTGGTGGCCCTCGATGACATCCGTTTCAGGACGGGATGCGAGGTGGAGCCTGTACTGGCCAGCGAGTTCGCCCTGCGCGAGGCGATCGAGCATTCCTACGAAGAAAAGCGCCTGGACCTCTTCGAAACCAACGAGGCCGACGAAGAGTTCGAGTTGACCGGGCCCGACGAAGAAGACGTCGAGCTGATGGCCGACGAGGACGAGATCGACGCTTCGAGCCTCGAGAACCTCAGCGCCGACGCGCCGGTGGTCAAGATCGTCAACCGCATCCTGGTCGATGCGATCCACAAGGGGGTTTCGGACATCCACGTGGAGAGTTACGAGAAGGACTTCCGCGTCCGTTTCCGCATCGACGGCGTGCTCCACGAATACATGCATCCCCCGGCCAAGCTGAAAGACGCGATCATCAGCCGCATCAAGATCATGTCCAAGCTCGATATCGCCGAGCGTCGACTGCCCCAGGACGGTCGAATCAAGATCAAGATGAAGCTCGACGACCGGACGCGCGAGATGGACTACCGTGTCTCCTGCGTCCCCACGCTCTTCGGCGAAAAGGTCGTGCTTCGTCTGCTGGACAAGGAAAATCTCTGTCTCGACCTGACCAAGCTGGGGTTCGAGGACGAGTCTTTCGAGGCCTTCGAGCGGGCGATCCTCAAGCCCTGGGGCATGGTCCTGGTGACCGGGCCCACCGGGTCCGGTAAGACGAACACTCTCTATTCCTCGATCAGCAGAATCAACAAGCCCGAGACCAACATCATGACGGCGGAAGATCCGGTGGAGTTCAATCTCCACGGGATCAACCAGGTCCAGACCAAGGAGCAGATCGGCCTGACCTTCGCCGAGGCCCTGCGATCCTTTCTGCGGCAAGACCCCGACATCATCCTGATCGGTGAGATCCGTGACTTCGAAACCGCCGAAATCGCGGTCAAGGCCGCCCTGACCGGCCATCTCGTGCTCTCGACCCTGCATACCAACGATGCGCCCTCGACGATCAATCGCCTGATGAACATGGGCATCGAGCCCTTCCTCGTGGCTACGAGCGTCAACCTGATCTGTGCTCAGCGCCTCGTGCGGCGGGTCTGCAAGGACTGCCGACAGGAGCAGCAGATCCCGCCCCAGGCGCTGATCGACATCGGGTTCACCCCGGAGGAGGCCGAGACCTGCACGCCGCTGAAGGGACGCGGTTGCCCGACCTGCAACAACACGGGCTACAAGGGACGGGTCGGACTCTTCGAGGTTCTGGAAGTCTCGGAGGAGATTCGCGAAATGATCCTCACCGGATGCAGCGCGCTGGAACTCAAGCGCCAGGCGGTTGAGGAAGGCATGATCACCCTCCGTCGTTCGGGCCTGCGAAAAATCGCGGCAGGCATGACCACGATCGATGAGGTCGTCCGGGAGACGGTGTTCTGA
- a CDS encoding type II secretion system protein GspG — protein MEKDRDSLGPRARYGQALGFTLVELLVTVAVIGIIAAIAVVNLQSALDKSRQRKTMTTIRNVGTAVEAYSNDHSAFPRNGITAAELSAALSDQVYKRVETTDAWGNDLAYSSGSSHYTIESYGRDGVDGPQNISRATAREFDYDIVFADGGFLNAPD, from the coding sequence ATGGAGAAGGACAGGGATTCTCTCGGTCCCCGCGCGCGGTACGGGCAGGCGCTGGGGTTCACTCTCGTCGAACTGCTGGTCACCGTCGCCGTGATCGGTATCATCGCCGCCATCGCGGTAGTCAATCTCCAGTCTGCTCTCGACAAGAGCCGCCAGCGCAAGACCATGACCACCATCCGCAACGTCGGCACGGCCGTCGAGGCCTACTCGAACGACCACAGCGCATTCCCGCGCAACGGCATTACCGCAGCCGAGTTGTCGGCGGCCTTGTCGGATCAGGTCTACAAGCGGGTCGAGACGACCGACGCCTGGGGAAACGACCTGGCCTACAGCTCGGGCAGCAGCCATTACACGATCGAGAGCTACGGCCGGGACGGGGTCGACGGCCCTCAGAACATATCCCGCGCGACGGCTCGAGAGTTCGATTACGACATCGTTTTCGCCGACGGGGGCTTTCTCAACGCTCCCGACTGA
- a CDS encoding ATP-binding protein, with amino-acid sequence MDPRRRSLRRLNVARAVAVTSLLLASVVIEVLFNPGRSLTPFYLLSGCAYAAVLTYALLDRFLGGGPPMVVVQVCGDALLVFGFLVATGGGLSPLSFLLAVPVMMAAALAGLRGGVYTAGILGGFYALLLAWSSWHLPPTELPPGRALYLAVSHLVAFAALGALGGVLADRLERQGEELEEQRQDLIALRALHADIVASIGTGLMTTEPDGRISFINRAGLEILRADPVQLRRRRAAEVFDLPESFPQGAGQHLAAGRRFRFERDWRRPADGQRLFLGFSVSYLRGPEGEHQGWLIVFQDLTEIASLEQQVRTRERMAALGEMAAGMAHELRNPLAAICGSVQVLSSGNSDEEEAGRLREVVLRESDRLDRIIRDFLKFARPGGHDPRPCDLVEMMEQLGRLLRKSPELHPGHRVEVIAGPGCARALVDPDSMRQVFWNLASNALKAMPDGGTLWIRVEGHGGDEVQVSFRDEGHGMDDATLKAIFQPFQGRFETGAGLGAAIVYRIIEEQGGRVQVVSQPGRGTEIRLILPAAQVPVAAAAAAEAPGGER; translated from the coding sequence GTGGATCCCCGGCGGCGAAGCCTGAGACGACTGAACGTCGCACGGGCGGTGGCCGTGACGAGCCTCCTGCTGGCTTCGGTGGTGATCGAGGTTCTTTTCAACCCCGGTCGCTCCCTGACCCCCTTCTACCTGCTGTCCGGCTGTGCCTACGCCGCCGTGTTGACCTACGCCCTGCTCGATCGCTTCCTCGGTGGCGGTCCGCCGATGGTGGTGGTTCAGGTTTGCGGCGACGCCCTGCTGGTTTTCGGCTTCCTGGTCGCCACGGGGGGCGGACTTTCGCCGCTGTCTTTCCTGCTGGCGGTTCCGGTGATGATGGCCGCGGCTCTCGCGGGGCTGCGGGGCGGGGTCTACACGGCGGGCATCCTGGGCGGCTTCTACGCCCTGCTCCTGGCGTGGTCGTCCTGGCATCTGCCGCCCACGGAATTGCCGCCGGGGCGGGCGCTCTATCTGGCGGTCTCTCACCTCGTCGCCTTTGCCGCCCTGGGAGCCCTGGGGGGGGTGCTGGCCGACCGCCTCGAGCGGCAGGGGGAAGAGCTCGAAGAGCAGCGCCAGGACTTGATCGCGTTGCGCGCTCTGCACGCCGACATCGTCGCTTCCATCGGCACCGGGCTGATGACGACCGAGCCCGATGGCCGGATCTCGTTCATCAATCGGGCGGGGCTGGAAATTCTGCGGGCCGACCCGGTTCAGCTTCGTCGGCGGCGGGCAGCCGAGGTTTTCGACCTGCCCGAGTCGTTCCCCCAGGGTGCCGGCCAGCACCTGGCCGCCGGGCGTCGCTTTCGTTTCGAGCGGGACTGGCGGCGTCCGGCGGACGGACAACGCCTGTTTCTCGGCTTCAGCGTGTCCTACTTGCGGGGGCCGGAGGGTGAGCACCAGGGCTGGTTGATCGTGTTCCAGGACCTGACCGAGATCGCCTCTCTCGAGCAGCAGGTGCGTACCCGTGAGAGGATGGCGGCCCTGGGCGAGATGGCTGCCGGCATGGCGCACGAGCTGCGCAATCCCCTCGCCGCGATCTGCGGTTCGGTGCAGGTTCTCTCCAGCGGGAACAGCGACGAAGAAGAAGCCGGGAGGTTGCGGGAGGTCGTGCTGCGCGAGTCGGACCGCCTCGATCGCATCATTCGAGACTTTCTCAAGTTCGCCCGCCCGGGGGGGCACGACCCCCGGCCCTGCGACCTGGTCGAGATGATGGAACAGCTCGGCAGGCTGCTGCGCAAGAGCCCGGAGTTGCACCCCGGCCACCGGGTCGAGGTGATCGCCGGGCCCGGCTGCGCACGGGCGCTCGTCGACCCCGACAGCATGCGCCAGGTCTTCTGGAACCTGGCCTCCAACGCCCTGAAGGCGATGCCCGACGGGGGCACCCTGTGGATCCGGGTCGAGGGCCACGGCGGCGACGAGGTGCAGGTCTCTTTCCGCGACGAGGGGCACGGCATGGATGACGCCACCTTGAAGGCCATCTTCCAGCCCTTCCAGGGGCGCTTCGAGACGGGAGCGGGGCTGGGTGCGGCGATCGTCTATCGCATCATCGAGGAGCAGGGAGGCCGGGTGCAGGTGGTCTCCCAGCCGGGCCGCGGGACCGAGATACGCCTGATTCTGCCCGCTGCCCAGGTTCCGGTGGCCGCAGCCGCCGCGGCAGAGGCCCCGGGGGGGGAACGCTGA
- a CDS encoding type II secretion system F family protein yields the protein MATFVYKGRTRTGEAREGTVDAKTRDEAVAALRRQGVIVSSVTEKGREIALPRLRGGVKQKELSVFTRQFSVMIDAGLPLVQCLEILAGQQPNKVFQGVLNAVRADVEAGSTLADAMRKHPRVFDDLYSNMVAAGETGGILDTILQRLSVYIEKIVKLKAAVRGALIYPVAVLAIAGVVVWVILTFVIPVFADLFTGLGAELPMPTRLTIALSHFLRRWWWLMIGGMVGLGFGIKQYYKTDKGRHVIDMMLLKIPVIGMLLRKIAVSRFCRTLSTLTSSGVPILDGLDICARTSGNAIVEDAIYEVRRSVEEGKTVSEPLRETRVFPDMVVQMIAVGEQTGAMDTMLSKIADFYEDEVDEATQNLLSLLEPIMIVFLGTIIGGIVISMYMPMFSLIGKIG from the coding sequence ATGGCTACTTTCGTCTACAAGGGTCGCACGCGCACAGGTGAGGCCCGGGAAGGCACGGTCGATGCAAAGACCCGGGACGAGGCCGTAGCAGCTCTCCGGCGCCAGGGCGTCATCGTTTCCTCGGTCACCGAAAAAGGTCGTGAGATCGCCTTGCCGCGACTGCGCGGCGGCGTCAAGCAGAAGGAGCTGTCGGTTTTCACGCGCCAGTTTTCAGTGATGATCGACGCGGGTCTGCCGCTCGTGCAGTGCCTCGAGATCCTGGCCGGACAGCAGCCGAACAAGGTCTTTCAGGGCGTGCTCAACGCCGTGCGGGCCGATGTCGAAGCCGGCTCCACGCTGGCCGATGCCATGCGCAAGCATCCGCGGGTCTTCGACGACCTCTACTCGAACATGGTCGCCGCGGGAGAGACCGGCGGTATTCTGGACACGATTCTCCAGCGCCTTTCGGTCTACATCGAAAAGATCGTCAAGCTCAAGGCGGCGGTGCGGGGCGCGCTGATCTACCCGGTGGCGGTACTGGCCATCGCGGGAGTCGTGGTCTGGGTCATCCTGACCTTCGTGATCCCGGTTTTCGCCGATCTCTTCACCGGGCTGGGCGCGGAACTGCCGATGCCCACGCGGCTGACCATCGCGCTGAGTCATTTCCTCCGCCGCTGGTGGTGGCTGATGATCGGCGGCATGGTTGGACTCGGATTCGGCATCAAGCAGTACTACAAGACCGACAAGGGGCGGCATGTCATCGACATGATGCTGCTGAAGATTCCCGTGATCGGCATGTTGCTGCGAAAGATCGCGGTCTCTCGTTTCTGCCGCACGCTCTCGACTCTGACCTCCTCCGGCGTGCCGATTCTCGACGGCCTCGATATCTGCGCGCGAACCTCCGGAAACGCTATCGTGGAGGATGCGATCTACGAGGTGCGGAGGAGCGTCGAGGAAGGTAAGACGGTTTCCGAACCGCTGCGGGAGACCCGGGTCTTTCCCGACATGGTCGTGCAGATGATCGCTGTCGGAGAGCAGACAGGCGCGATGGACACGATGTTGAGCAAGATCGCCGACTTCTACGAAGACGAGGTGGACGAGGCGACCCAGAACCTGCTGTCCCTGCTCGAGCCGATCATGATCGTGTTTCTCGGAACCATCATCGGCGGCATCGTGATTTCGATGTACATGCCGATGTTCAGCCTCATCGGAAAGATCGGCTGA
- a CDS encoding type II secretion system protein GspG produces the protein MRRNERGFTLIELLIVVAIIGIIAAIAIPNLLNAIDRGRQKRTMADMRSVGTAVEAYSVDNNRYPTITTESDVNGNLDTHLEPVYIKKCPDDDGWSNALKYQSATGGANYTVRSYGKDGTKTTATGGKTTSFDDDIIFQDGAFVQWPEGQQQ, from the coding sequence ATGCGTCGGAACGAACGTGGATTCACCCTCATCGAGTTGCTGATCGTGGTGGCCATCATCGGCATTATCGCCGCGATCGCCATCCCGAACCTGCTCAACGCCATCGACCGTGGTCGTCAGAAGCGGACCATGGCCGATATGCGCAGTGTCGGCACGGCTGTCGAGGCCTACTCGGTGGACAACAACCGTTACCCCACCATCACCACCGAGTCGGATGTCAACGGGAATCTCGACACCCACCTCGAGCCGGTCTACATCAAGAAGTGCCCGGATGACGATGGCTGGAGCAACGCCCTGAAGTACCAGTCCGCCACCGGAGGGGCCAACTACACGGTCCGGTCCTACGGAAAGGACGGCACCAAGACCACCGCCACCGGCGGTAAGACCACCAGCTTCGACGATGACATCATTTTCCAGGATGGTGCCTTCGTCCAGTGGCCTGAAGGCCAGCAGCAGTAG